ATGACGGAGGGAAGGGAGCCACCCCCTACTACGTGGAGATAAGCATCACCGGACGCATGCTCACCCTCTACGAGAAAAGGGAAGGGGAGGCTCCGGTGCAGATTCGCCAGTATCCGGTAGGCACCGTCGCAATCGGCAACAACACCTACCCTACCGGAGAAGGGAAGGTCACCAGGATCGAGTTCGACCCCTGGTGGCACCCCACCCCCTACTCGCGACAGATCTTCCGCGGCCGCGGCATCGTCCTTCCGCCCGCCGTCCCTCCCGGTGATCCCCTGAACTACATGGGGCCCGTCAAGATCTCCCTCTCGCACAAGACGTGGAAAGGGGCGATCTACCGCATCCACGGCAACAACAATCCGAACAGGGTAGGCAGACGCGTGACCGGCGGGTGCTTCGTCATGCACAACAGGGACGGCCTGGAGCTCGCTCGCACCATCAAGGTGGGTACCGTCGTTAACATCATTCCCTGAGTGCAGGGGCGTTTCCTCTCCTGAAACCGCCTGTCCCGCACACTCCTCTGCGCAGGACCCATGCACCCTCTGCGGGGAGAATCGATGCGTCGAGGAATCGCTTTCTTCATCCTTTTTGCCGGTGGCCTCTGCGGACCTTCGGCAGGGGCATCTGAGGAGTCCGCATCTGCGGCGGTGGAGACGTCCACTTCGAAGGGACAGGAGCGTTCCCCCTTCCAGCTCACACTCTACGGCAGGGGAAGTTTCGACGTGACCTACTACAGGGACGGCACCTCCCCACGGGACCTTTCCTACGGCATCTGGAACGGGAGCCGGGCCGGGGTAAGGGGGAGTGTCGCGGTGGGGCGCGGAACCAAGGCCCTTTTCCACCTGGAGAGCGGCTTCGGGACGGAGGACGGCAAATTCAGGCTCATGCAGGATAAGGTCTTCGGCCGCCAGGCCTACGGCGGTATCGAGAGCCCGCTGGGGACCTTGACGTACTGGAGGCAATACCCTGTTTCCGATCCCCTTGCAAGCCTCGTGGACATCGCCCTGCCGGGGGTCCTGAGCGCCTACAAGAGTCAGTTCTACTGGCAGATCGACAGGCTGGAACGATCCCTCATCTATAGCTCCCCCAAGGTGAGGGATGTGCAGGCTCGCCTGGGGTACGCATTCGGCAAGAAGAGTGGGGAGGTCGGTGCTTCCACCTGGACTGCCGGCGTCCTGTACAGCACGAAGCGGCTTTCGGCCGGGGCGTCGCTCGAGTCGTGGAAAACCTCCGCTTTCGGCACCCCGGGCGCCGTGTACAATTTCTGGAACGTGGCTGCTTCCTGCGAGGTGGGGGGGGCGACGCTGGTGGCCGGTTTCTCATCGGACGACGTCAACCTCGACCTGTCGTCGGATGACGCCATCGCGAGCAGGACCTTCGCCCTCGGTGCACAGATGGCAGCGGGACGCGCGGGGAGGGTCGTGCTGCTGGAGCAGATAATGGCCCCGGAGAGGGGGGGGACGGTGAGCATATCGACGGTGCGTTACACGTACCTCCTCTCGGAGCGCGCCTCGCTTTTCGCGCAGGCGAATGTGGCAAACCGCGCGGCGGACGATGCCTACCTCCGGAGGAGCGAATTCATGCTCGGGGTGTACTACCGTTTCGAGGTATCGCTGCCTGGAGATTGACTGTCGCTGTGGCACAGGACAGAGGTGAGTCCGACGGAGAGGGTGGGGGATGGCGTTACCGCGAGCCACATATTCACTGCGTGCAAAACTGGTGGTACCGGCGGTGGCCATCATGGTGATGCTCAGCGTCGGGCTCGTCTCGGTGGGATACTGGGCGGAAGATACGGTGGTCGACACCATGTCCAGGCAGCTGATACTGCACATGACAGCGAGCATCCGCGACCACGTTTCCTTCATGATGGATGCGCCGCGCCGTATGCTGACACGCGTCCAGAAAGGGGTCGCGCGCCACCACGTCCCCCTTTCCGATCCGCGGGCCGTGGGACGGGAGCTTTACGGGCTGCTGGAAGAGGAGCACGGGGTCGACTGGGTGTATTTTGCGAACGAGGCAGGGGGCATTGTCTCCACCGGGCGGTTGGACGACGGAAGCTTCGTCTTCCTCCTGAGCGACGGTTTCAGGGCCGGCATCGTGCGCGAGTACCATGTTTCCCCCGATGGCGACCCCGCGGCGCTGCGCAAGTCCGACGGCTTCTTCGATGCCCGCGGGAAGGAGTGGTACATATCGGCGAAGGAGACGGGACGGTCCTCCTGGACAAAGCCGTATCTGGGCTCTGTGGAGCCGATCCTCGGAGTTTCCCTCTCCGCGCCGGTCACGGGGAAGGACGGTGCCGTCGTCGGTGTGTACGGGCTCGACCTCATCCTGACGCGTCTATCCGACTTCATGAGGCGACAGCTCCTCGGGCGTACCGGTCGCGCCTTTCTCACCGACAGCGACGGATACCTCATCGCCTCGTCAGGAGGGGTATCTCCAGTCGCTGTCGATGCCGGTGGGCGTCAGCACCGTGTGCGGCCGGAGGAGAGTGCGGACCGGGTGGTGGCCGCAGTGGGGCGCCATCTCAAGCTCCATCCGGAGATCGTCGCCCGCGCCGAGAAGGGGACTCAGGCCTTTGTCTTTGAAGACCCCCTTCTCGGAGACGTCTCCGCGGGGGTGGAGATTTTTCCGATCGTGGAGCACAGGTGGTGGGTCATCGTCTCCGCTCTCCCGTCTTCCGAGTTCGTTTCGGCGGTGCGCCACGCCCGCCACCTCTCGCTCGGCCTTTTGGCCGTGCTGATTGCCGCCGCACTGGGCGCCGGTCTCTGGACCGTGAACCGGGCGCTGCGCCCCCTGGAGGAGTTGACCGAGGATGCCCTTCGGATAGCAAAGGGGGAGTGGCCCGATGTGAAGGAGAGCCGGCGCTCTGACGAGATCGGCGTGCTGAGCCGTGCCCTCGGCACAATGACCCGCAGCGTCAGGTCCTCCCAGAGCGAGCTCGAAGAGAGGGTCGCACAGCGCACGGCGGATCTGAACCGCACGGTGGAGATGCTCCGGAAAGAGATCGCCCAGCGGGTCCGGACGACCGAGGCGCTGCAGGCGGAAACCGCGGAGCGCCTGAACGTGCAGGCCGAGCTGCGGGAGAAGGAGCTGATGCTGATGCAGCAAAGCCGCCTCGCAGCGCTCGGCGACATGATCGGTAATATCGCGCACCAGTGGCGCCAGCCGCTGAACATACTCGGCCTGCTCATCCAGGAGATGCAGCTCTTCTACCAGCGAAATACCTTTACCGCGGAATACCTCGAGGCGACGGTGGAGCGGATGCTCGACATCATCCAGCACATGTCGAAGACGATCGACGACTTCAGGGACTTCACCCGCACCGACGTGGAGAAGCAGAACTTCAGGATGGTGGAGGTCGTGGAAAAGGTCGTCTCGTTGCTGGAAGGGGGGCTGAACGCGCACGGAATCTCCACGACGATCGATGCGGCGGACGACCCGGTGGTGCGCGGCTACCGGAACCAGTTTTCGCAGGCCCTCCTCAACATCATCATCAACGCACGGGACGCACTGCTGGCCGGGGGAGGGGGAGCGCGGCAGATCCGCATCACAGTGGCGACGGAAGGGGGAAAGTGTGTCGTCACCATTGCCGACACAGCCGGCGGGATCCCCGAGGAGATCATCGGCAGGATCTTCGACCCCTACTTCACCACGAAAGGTCCGCAGGAGGGGACGGGGATCGGGTTGTACATGGCCAAAACCATCATTGAGAAGAACATGGGGGGGAAGATCTCGGTGCGTAACACCCCCGACGGGGCGGAGTTCCGGATAGAGGTGTGAAAGGGGATTTGCAGCAACCGGTACGAAAGAAGGGCACCGTTTTCGCGGTGCCCTTCGTCGTTGCAGCTACTTTTTCGGCGAGGTCTACAGCCCGTGCACTTCGTCCACCGTTCTCACGATGTCGTCCTTGAAGAGGATGAGGTTCACCTGGTCCTTTGCGCGGCTGAAGGTGAAATTCAGGTGGTGCTCGTACGCCATGAGCGCCACCGGCTCGATCTGGCTCGGGTCGCGCAGCTTGAAGAGGATGCGGTTTCCCTTCACCAGCGTGTCGAGGAAGCTCACGGTGACGTCGAAGTCGATGCTCCCCCGCTTCCCGGTGAGGTCTATGAGGTTCCCCTCGTCCCCGGCGATGAACTGGTCGCTCAGGTTGATGCGCTGCGCGCTCTCCCCGGAGTTGTCCGCAAAGCTCCTGATGATGCCGCCGCCGCCGATCATGGTGCCGTCTTCCACCACGAAGCGCCCGACGCGGATGTTCTCGCTGAAGACGTCTGCCGCGATGTCCCCCTTCAGCGACAGGAGCACGTTTCCGACCTCCGTCGGCAGGAGCTCGACCGCAAACCTCTCGGTCACCTCGAGGGACGAGGAGTCGAGCCGCTCCTCGATGGCCAGCACCGTCGCCTGCACCTCGCTGGTGGCGAGCTTCAGCGTGTATGTCTTCCCTGCCTTGAACGGCTGGTCGGCGAGCCAGAAAATGCTCGCCCGGAGCTCGCGGGTGCGCACCGGCGCGTTCGCGCGATGGGCGATGATCTCGCCGCGCTCCACAAAGAGCTCGTCTTCGGTGGTGATCCCGATGCACTCGCCGGCGCGGGCGCTCGGGAGGTCCGGGCACTGCCACTTCTCCACGCTCTTTACGCGGGTGATCTTCCCGGACGGCAGGAAGATGACCTCGTCACCCTTCGCCACGGAGCCTGTCTCCACGCGGCCGGCATAGATCCTCTTGCCGTCCCACTTGTACACGTCCTGCACCGGGAGGCGCAGCGGGAGGTTGCTGTCGGCGCGCACATTCTCGAAGGTGTCGAGCGCCTCCAGTACCGTCGGGCCGGTGTACCACGGGGTCCCGCCGTGGCGGGTCGCCATGTTCTCGCCGTCGCGGGCGGAGATCGGGATCACGTAGGAGGGGACGATGTCCACCGAGTGCAGGAAGGCGCGGATGTCGTTCTCCACGGAGCGGAACACCTTCTGGTCGTACCCTACCATGTCGAGCTTGTTGATGGTCACCACCACCTGCCTGATACCCAGGAGCGACAGGACGTAGGCATGGCGCTTCGTCTGCTCCCGCACCCCTTCAACGCCGTCCACCAGGAGGATCGCGGCGTCGGCGGAGGAGGCGCCGGTGATCATGTTCTTCAAGAACTGCTTGTGCCCCGGCGCATCGATGATGACGTACGGGCGCTTCTCGGTCTTGAAGAAGGTGGAGGCGGTGTCGATGGTGATGTTCTGGTCGCGCTCCTCTTCCAGCGCGTCCATGAGGTAGGCGTACTCGAACTCGCGCCCCTGCGCGCGGCAGGTCGCGGCGATCTCCTGGTAGCGCGTCTCCGGGATGCTCCCGGTGTCGTAAAAGAGGCGCCCGATGAGGGTCGACTTGCCGTGGTCAACGTGTCCGACGATTACTATCTTAAGCGTTTCATCTTGCTTCATTATCTTCTCCGCTCCTTATCGAAAAGAGGTTCTCCGTTCGAGGTTGCAGGTTCCGGGGTGGAACGGGAGAACCGCCCCATGGTAGAACACGCCTTACATGTACCCCTTGGCGCGCAGCTTCTGCATCGCGTAGGCATTCTCCTGGTCCTGTGCACGACCGGCGCGCTCGGGGGTGTTGATCACCTTCAGCTCGTCGATTATCTCCTGCACCGTGGCGGCGTCCGAATTGATCGGCTTCGTGCACGGCATGCACCCCAGCGACCGGAAACGCTTCCCCTCTTTGGCGAAGTACAGCGGGCAGATCTCGATACCTTCGCGCTGGATGTACTCCCAGATGTTCAGCTCGGTCCAGTGCAGGATCGGGTGGACGCGGATGTGGGTCCCCGCCTCGAAGTTCGTGTTGAACTGGTCCCACAGTTCGGGCGGCTGGTCCTTGTAGGCCCACTCGAAGTTCTTGTCGCGCGGCGAGAAGACCCTCTCCTTGGCGCGGCTCCCTTCCTCGTCGCGGCGGATCCCCAGGAAGAGGCCGTGGAATTCGTTCTCCTCGATGACCTTCGTGAGGCCGTCGGTCTTCAGCTTGCCGCAGCACACCAGGCGTCCGGCCTCGGGGCTCATCCCTTCCTTGATCGCCTCTTCGTTCCGCCCGACGATGAGATCCGCGCCCCACTCACGCGCCATGCGGTCGCGGTACTCGATCATCTCGGGGTACTTGTAGGTCGTGTCGATGTGCACCAGCGGGAAGGGGATCTTCCCGAAGAAGGCCTTGCGGGCCAGGTGGATCATCGTGGTGGAGTCCTTGCCGATGGAGTACAGCATGGCGAGGTTCTCGAACTTCCGGTATGCCTCGCGGAAGATGTAGATGCTTTGCGCTTCGAGTTCGTCCAGGTGGTCGTACATTCTCTCAAATCCCTCCTCGGCCTGAGGCCGGTGTTGCAGTCTTGTCCCCCCGTGCAGCCTTGCGCCGCCTGTCGCTCCCCGGAAAGGGGAAAACCCTTCCGGAGGGATCCGGCCGGCGGGGAGCCGTCACGGGACCTTCTTTCCTCTAGCGGTGCAGACCGCACTCCTTGTGCTCCGGGTTCTCCCACCACCAGCGACCCGCTCTCGGGTGCTCGCCGGGAGCGACGGCCCTCGTGCACGGCGCGCACCCGATGGAGGGGTACCCCTGTGCGTGGAGGCGGTTCACCGGGAGGCGGTTTGCCTTCGCGTAGGCCCACACGTCGTCCTCGGTCCAGTTCAAGAGCGGGTTGATCTTCAGGATGTTGCCGTGCGCCTTGTCGATCTCGATCGCGGGAAGGTCGGTGCGGGTGACGCTCTGCTCCTTGCGAAGCCCGGTGACCCAACCCTTCAGCCCTGCAAGGGCGCGCCCCAGCGGCTCCACTTTGCGGATGCGGCAGCACTCGTGGCGGTTGTCCAGCGACTCGCGGAAGGAGTAGGGACCCTTTTCGCGCAGGAGCGCTTCCACCGACTCGTGCTTCGGGAAGTACCAGGTGATGGGGATGTTGTAGCGGGCAGCGATACCCTCGGCGACCTCGTACGTCTCCTCGTTCAGGCGGCCGGTATCGAGGGCGAATATCCCCACCGGGAGCTTCAGCGCGGCGATCTTGTCGATGATGATCAGGTCCTCGACGGAGAAGGAGCAGGCGATCTGCACCGGGCCGGCAGCGGCTGCCACGGCGGCCTGGAGGATCTCTTCTGCTGTGGCGTCGGCGGAAAGTTGCGGAATCACGATCTCGGGTGCGGTCTCAATGCTCATGCTGTCTCCCTTCCAGAGGAAAAAATTGGCCGGTGGGCCGATAGTAGTTCTGTGGGCAGAGTATTGTACGGCTGCGTACTCTGAAATCAAACGGTGAGGGGAGGATATTGTATCGCAGTTAAATTGTCAAGAATAAATCCGCGCGTGCAGGAGGGTATTTCCTACCTATCGGGTGTGTTTTATGGGGGAGGGGGTTCGTCCACGCCATAAGTGTATGCGAGGACGCACTTTTGAGGCAAGGGGAAAAGCCGCCCATCGGGTCCCCCCTCCCTCGACGGGAGGGGGACAGGGGGTGGGTGAAGCTGCCACCTGCCGGAACGGTGGCACCTTCCTCCCCCTGTCCCTTCACCCGCGAGAGGGGAGGGGACCTTCATCAGGCAGCGAGGAGGGTAACCGGGAAAGCTACCCGCGGCGCCGGTATTCCTGGCGCAGCAGGAGGTCGATGAGGACGAGCGCCGCCATCCCCTCCACAATCGGGACCGCCCGCGGCACGACGCAGGGGTCGTGCCGACCGGCGCCCTCCAGGACAACCTCCCGCCCGGTGAAGTCGGCGGTCGCCTGCTTGCGGGCGATGGTGGCGGGGGGCTTGAAGGCGACCCGGAAGTACAGCGGCTCCCCGTTGGAGATCCCCCCCTGCACGCCGCCGCTGAAGTTCGTCACCGTGCCGAGCCTGCTCCCCTTCAGCACGAAGGGGTCGTTGTGCACGCTCCCGAGCATGCGGCTCCCGGCAAAGCCGGAGCCGATCTCGAACCCTTTCACCGCCGGGAGGGAGAGCATGGCGTGGCCGAGGAGCGCCTGCAGCTTGTCGAAGATCGGCTCACCCAGTCCCGCGGGGACGTTTCGGCACACGCAGCTCACCACGCCGCCGACCGAATCGCTCCCCTCGCGGGTGCGCTCGATGAGGCGGATCATGGCGCGCGCCGCCTCCGCATCGGGGCAGCGCACCTCTGTGGCGTCGACCTGCGCCCGGTCTATGTGGTCGAGATCGACCGCCCCCGACTCGATCTCGCCGACAGCGCTCACCCAGGCGACTATCTGCACGCCGCAGCGGGCGGCCAGAAGCTTCTCCGCGATCGCTCCCGCTGCGACCCGCCCTATCGTTTCCCGCGCGCTGGAGCGCCCACCTCCGCTGGAGGCGCGCACGCCGTACTTCTGCTGGTAGGTGTAGTCCGCGTGGGAGGGGCGGGGAACCTCCTGCATCCCGGCATAGTCGCCGGGGCGCTGGTCGTGGTTGCGCACCGTGAGCGCGATGGGGGTGCCGAGGGTGACCCCCCGTTCCACCCCCGAAAGGATGGTGACCAGATCCTTCTCGCTGCGCGGGGAGGCGAGCTCGCTCTTCCCGGGACGCCGCCGGTCCAGCTGCGGCTGGATGTCGTTCTCGCCGAGCGCGATCCCGGCGGGGCAGCCGTCGACGACCGCTCCCACCGCCGCGCAGTGGCTCTCTCCGAAGGTGGTGACCTTGAACAACTTCCCGAATGTCGATGACATGTTCTCTCCGCTTTCATCTGGGGCAGATGAGGCTGGTTAAAAGGTGCTTTCCTCTTCATAGAGTGAAAGGGGAGGTTCTTTTTGTCAATGCCTGCCGCCGACTGAATGTGTACCGCCTAATTGTTCTCTCACCTCGTGCTGTCGACCGTCGCAACGGTCTCTGCTTGCCTAGTAATCGATATTGCGCGGCATTATAATGTGTGGATGGAGTATACGATGAAGGAACAAAGAGTTTTTCCCGCGGCTTCACCGGTACGAGCCTCTCGAGCGACCCCTGCAGCGCCGACGGCTGCGCAGCGGCAGGCGTGAAGTAAGAAGGGATATGGCGACTACCCTTTCAGACGCTACCCTGACGCGGGTCAGCGACTTTCTCGGCGCGCAGATGGGACTGCACTTTCCGAAGCAGCGCTGGGGAGACCTTGAGCGGGGGCTTGTGGAGGCGGCTCGCGAGATGGGGTTTCCTGACGTGGCGGCCTGTGCCGGTCGCCTGGTGAACCAGACGCTCACCCAGAGGCAGATCGAGATTCTCGCCAGCCACCTCACCGTTCCGGAGACGTACTTCTTCAGGGAGCCCGCGTCGCTGCAGGTGGTGGAGTCGGTCATCCTTCCAGAGCTGGTGCATGAGCGCCGGGGGAGGGACCAGCGACTGAGACTGTGGAGCGCGGGGTGCTCCAGCGGTGAGGAGGCGTACACCCTGGCCATCATGCTGTACCGGATGCTCCCGGATTTGAAGGAGTGGCACATCACCATCCTCGGCACGGACATAAGCCCCCGTGCCCTGCACAAGGCGCGCGGCGGCATCTACAGCAACTGGAGTTTTCGCGGAACTCCGAACTGGCTGAAGGATCTCTTCTTCCGCCCGGCCGGTGCGGGGCGATACGAGCTCTCCCAGCAGATCAGGCAAATGGTCTCCTTCTCCTACCTGAACCTCGCCAGGGACGACTACCCTTCCCTCGTCACCAATACGAACGCCATGGACCTCATCCTGTGCCGAAACGTCCTCATGTACTTCACGCAGCAGCTGGCGCAGGAGGTCGCGGAGAGGCTGCACAAGAGCCTCATGGACGGCGGGTGGCTCCTGGTGAGCCCGGCCGAAGTCTCCCCGCAGACCTTCTCCTCCTTCCAGGGAGTGAACTTTCCCGATGCCACCGTTTACCGGAAATCCGCCGACTCCGTTCCGGCTCGCTCCGTGGAGGCGCCTGCCTCGATCGCCACACCCTTCCCGGCCGGGAACGGGGGGGCAGAGGGGGGGAGCCTTCCCCTTCATGCTGCGGAGGATTCGTTGGCGGCGGCTGGTGATGCCTTCCGCGCCGGGAGATACGGGGAGGCCGCTGCCGCACTCCAGGAGCTCCTCCAGGACGGCAGAAGGGATGCCCACGGCTACTCTCTCATCGTGCGCAGCTTCGCAAACCAGGGGGCGCTGGACCAGGCGCTCCACTGGTGCGAGCGGGCAATCACGGTGCACAAGCTGACTGCGGAGTTCCACTACCTGCGGGCGGTCATCCTGCAGGAAAAGGACGAGATGCAGGAAGCGCGGCTCTCCTTGCAGCGCGCCCTCTACCTCGATCCGAATCTCGTGCTGGCGCACTTTGCCCTCGGGAAGATCGCCATGGGAGAGGGGAAGGGGAAGGCGGCGAAGCACTTCCACAACGCCCTCGCCCTCCTGAAGGGGATGGCGCCGGACGACACCCTCCCGGAGTCCGAGGGGATGACGGCGGCACGGCTCAAGGAAGTCATCCACTCGCTCCTGGGGCGCTAGTGCCGGGGCCCTCCCCGGGCGCACAGCCGCCGGAAGCGGTAGCCAAGGTGCGACGATAGCGCGTATGATGAGAATGAAAACCGGAATCGCCGAGGATTTATCGGGGAACCTGCCGATGGAAAAGCTTTTCATCCTGCATCTCGATGACCGCCGCTATGCACTGAAGCTCGCCGCTGTGGAGCGGGTGGTGCGCATGGTGGAGATCACCCCGCTCCCCTCCTCGCGGACGGTTCTCGGCCTCATGAACCTGCAGGGGCGCATCATCCCCGTTCTCGACCTGCGTCCCCGCTTCGGGATGCCGGCTCGCCCGACCGGTGCCGGCGACGTCCTGGTGGTCGCCGCCAGCGCCGGAAAGACCGTCGCACTCGTCGCCGACAGCGCCGGCGAGATCGTGGAGCGCTCCGCCAGCGAGCCTCTCCCCGCGCCCGAATTCTTCCCCGGCATGGAGTATGTGACGGGCGTTCTGAAGAGCGGGGACCGGCTCGTCCTTTTGTGCGACCTCGACCACATCCTCTCCGCGGAGGAGAGGGGGCTCATCGCGGAGGTGGAGTCGCGTCCTGAAGAGGAGGGGGCGCTCCCGCCGCCGGGGGGGGATCCGGCAGAGGATGGCGCGCTGCGAGGGGTACTGAAGGAGCGGGCGCGCAGGCTCGCGCTGGAGCCCCCGGAGCAGATAGTCCCGGAGGATCAGCTCGAGGTCGTGCACTTCACCCTCGCCTCCGAGCGCTACGGCATCGAATCGGTGCACGTGCGGGAGGTCTACCCGTACAAGGAACTGGTGCCGCTCCCCGGCTCCCCGGACTTCCTCCTCGGAATCATGAACGTGCGCGGCAAGATCCACTCCGTCCTCGACATGCGGAGGTTTTTCCATCTCCCCGGGAAGGGATCGCACCTCTTGAGCAAGGTGATCATCCTGCAGAGCCCGCGCATGGTCTTTGGCATCGTCGCGGACGCCATCCTCGGTGTCGCGTCGGTGCCGCTGGCGGAGCTGCAGCCGGGGCTTCTGACCTTCACCGGGGCGCGCGCCGCCTACGTGAAGGGGGTGACGAGGGACGGGGTCACGCTTTTGGACGGCGAGAAGATTCTTTCGGACCGCAAGCTTGTGGTGCATATGGAAGTGTAGCGAGGGGAGAGGAAAGGTCAGACGATGCGAGAGAGAGAGACGGTGAGGGATAAGATGAAGCTGCCTGGCACACTGCAGAGGAAGGGGAGGGTCTTTCTCATCCTCTTCGCCACCATGACCGTCGCCGGGATCGTGACAATAGGCGCCTTTCTGAGCCTCACGAACATGGAGCGCTCCATGAACTCCCTGAACCGCAGGGAGATCGCCATCTCCACCGATCTGAAGGAGCTGCGGGGAAGCAGGGCGGCGGAGCGCCAGGACGTACTTTCCATGTTGCTGACCCAGGACCGCTACCAGCAGAACCTGCAGCTGCAGGACATCGTGAACAGGACACGGCGCGTCGACGCCGCGATCGAGAGGCTTTCCTCAAGCCTTAAGGAGTTCCCCGACCTGAACGCAAAGTTCCAGCGCTTCCTTGCCGTACGCAACCAGTACGTCACGGAGAGGGACCAGAAGGAGATCCCGCTCATCATGGACGGCGACCCGCAGGGGCGCGCCATGGCGCTCGGGGCGCAGGCGAAACGTTCCGACGAGCTGAGAACGGCGCTCGATGACATGATCTCCCAGATCGACCACCGGCTGCAGCAGGAGCTCCAGACGGTGGGGGCCTCCGCCGCCCGGATTCTACGCACCCTCCTGGCGCTTGGAACGCTCTGCTTTCTCCTGACCGGCGCGCTGGCGTTCCTGCTGCGCCGCTTCCTCAAGCAGGAGCAGCAGGCGGAAAGGGAGATGCGCGCCCGCAACGACCTTCTCACCGTGCAGCAGCAAAGCTCCCCCGACGACATTATGGCGGTCGACGCCATAGGGACGATCCTCTTCTACAACCGGCGCTATGACGAGCTGTGGGGGCTTTCCGGCGAGGAGGTGGAGGGGCGCCCCTTCATGCAGGTCATCCAGGCATTCCTGCACAAGCTCGCCGAGCCGGAGGCGTTCCTGCAGAAGGTGCGCTACCTCATGGAGCACCGCGAGGAGCGCACCTCCGACGAGATCGTACTGAAGGACGGTACCGTTTTCGACCGCTACACCGAGCCGTTGACCGGCAGAGACGGCCACTACTTCGGCAGGATCTGGTACCTGCGCGACATCACCGGCAGGAAGGAGGCGGAAAGGGCGCTCCTTGAGAGCGAATCGAACTTCCGCGGGCTCCTGGAATCGGCGGCGGACGGGATGCTCATCGTGAACGAGGCGCACGAGATCCTCATGGTGAACGAGCAGCTGGAGACGATGTTCGGCTACCACCGCTCCGAGCTGATCGGAAAATACGTCGGCGTCCTCATCCCGTCGCGCTTCAGCCACCATGCGGATTACGCACGCGGCTACATAGAGGCGCCCCGCAAGAGGCTCATGGGG
The DNA window shown above is from Geomonas sp. RF6 and carries:
- a CDS encoding L,D-transpeptidase, with product MNRHPLSRSLSLFFPLLLFICFLPPFSPAFAQPHDGGKGATPYYVEISITGRMLTLYEKREGEAPVQIRQYPVGTVAIGNNTYPTGEGKVTRIEFDPWWHPTPYSRQIFRGRGIVLPPAVPPGDPLNYMGPVKISLSHKTWKGAIYRIHGNNNPNRVGRRVTGGCFVMHNRDGLELARTIKVGTVVNIIP
- a CDS encoding porin; protein product: MRRGIAFFILFAGGLCGPSAGASEESASAAVETSTSKGQERSPFQLTLYGRGSFDVTYYRDGTSPRDLSYGIWNGSRAGVRGSVAVGRGTKALFHLESGFGTEDGKFRLMQDKVFGRQAYGGIESPLGTLTYWRQYPVSDPLASLVDIALPGVLSAYKSQFYWQIDRLERSLIYSSPKVRDVQARLGYAFGKKSGEVGASTWTAGVLYSTKRLSAGASLESWKTSAFGTPGAVYNFWNVAASCEVGGATLVAGFSSDDVNLDLSSDDAIASRTFALGAQMAAGRAGRVVLLEQIMAPERGGTVSISTVRYTYLLSERASLFAQANVANRAADDAYLRRSEFMLGVYYRFEVSLPGD
- a CDS encoding ATP-binding protein encodes the protein MALPRATYSLRAKLVVPAVAIMVMLSVGLVSVGYWAEDTVVDTMSRQLILHMTASIRDHVSFMMDAPRRMLTRVQKGVARHHVPLSDPRAVGRELYGLLEEEHGVDWVYFANEAGGIVSTGRLDDGSFVFLLSDGFRAGIVREYHVSPDGDPAALRKSDGFFDARGKEWYISAKETGRSSWTKPYLGSVEPILGVSLSAPVTGKDGAVVGVYGLDLILTRLSDFMRRQLLGRTGRAFLTDSDGYLIASSGGVSPVAVDAGGRQHRVRPEESADRVVAAVGRHLKLHPEIVARAEKGTQAFVFEDPLLGDVSAGVEIFPIVEHRWWVIVSALPSSEFVSAVRHARHLSLGLLAVLIAAALGAGLWTVNRALRPLEELTEDALRIAKGEWPDVKESRRSDEIGVLSRALGTMTRSVRSSQSELEERVAQRTADLNRTVEMLRKEIAQRVRTTEALQAETAERLNVQAELREKELMLMQQSRLAALGDMIGNIAHQWRQPLNILGLLIQEMQLFYQRNTFTAEYLEATVERMLDIIQHMSKTIDDFRDFTRTDVEKQNFRMVEVVEKVVSLLEGGLNAHGISTTIDAADDPVVRGYRNQFSQALLNIIINARDALLAGGGGARQIRITVATEGGKCVVTIADTAGGIPEEIIGRIFDPYFTTKGPQEGTGIGLYMAKTIIEKNMGGKISVRNTPDGAEFRIEV
- a CDS encoding sulfate adenylyltransferase subunit 1: MKQDETLKIVIVGHVDHGKSTLIGRLFYDTGSIPETRYQEIAATCRAQGREFEYAYLMDALEEERDQNITIDTASTFFKTEKRPYVIIDAPGHKQFLKNMITGASSADAAILLVDGVEGVREQTKRHAYVLSLLGIRQVVVTINKLDMVGYDQKVFRSVENDIRAFLHSVDIVPSYVIPISARDGENMATRHGGTPWYTGPTVLEALDTFENVRADSNLPLRLPVQDVYKWDGKRIYAGRVETGSVAKGDEVIFLPSGKITRVKSVEKWQCPDLPSARAGECIGITTEDELFVERGEIIAHRANAPVRTRELRASIFWLADQPFKAGKTYTLKLATSEVQATVLAIEERLDSSSLEVTERFAVELLPTEVGNVLLSLKGDIAADVFSENIRVGRFVVEDGTMIGGGGIIRSFADNSGESAQRINLSDQFIAGDEGNLIDLTGKRGSIDFDVTVSFLDTLVKGNRILFKLRDPSQIEPVALMAYEHHLNFTFSRAKDQVNLILFKDDIVRTVDEVHGL
- the cysD gene encoding sulfate adenylyltransferase subunit CysD, with protein sequence MYDHLDELEAQSIYIFREAYRKFENLAMLYSIGKDSTTMIHLARKAFFGKIPFPLVHIDTTYKYPEMIEYRDRMAREWGADLIVGRNEEAIKEGMSPEAGRLVCCGKLKTDGLTKVIEENEFHGLFLGIRRDEEGSRAKERVFSPRDKNFEWAYKDQPPELWDQFNTNFEAGTHIRVHPILHWTELNIWEYIQREGIEICPLYFAKEGKRFRSLGCMPCTKPINSDAATVQEIIDELKVINTPERAGRAQDQENAYAMQKLRAKGYM
- a CDS encoding phosphoadenylyl-sulfate reductase produces the protein MSIETAPEIVIPQLSADATAEEILQAAVAAAAGPVQIACSFSVEDLIIIDKIAALKLPVGIFALDTGRLNEETYEVAEGIAARYNIPITWYFPKHESVEALLREKGPYSFRESLDNRHECCRIRKVEPLGRALAGLKGWVTGLRKEQSVTRTDLPAIEIDKAHGNILKINPLLNWTEDDVWAYAKANRLPVNRLHAQGYPSIGCAPCTRAVAPGEHPRAGRWWWENPEHKECGLHR
- the aroC gene encoding chorismate synthase, producing the protein MSSTFGKLFKVTTFGESHCAAVGAVVDGCPAGIALGENDIQPQLDRRRPGKSELASPRSEKDLVTILSGVERGVTLGTPIALTVRNHDQRPGDYAGMQEVPRPSHADYTYQQKYGVRASSGGGRSSARETIGRVAAGAIAEKLLAARCGVQIVAWVSAVGEIESGAVDLDHIDRAQVDATEVRCPDAEAARAMIRLIERTREGSDSVGGVVSCVCRNVPAGLGEPIFDKLQALLGHAMLSLPAVKGFEIGSGFAGSRMLGSVHNDPFVLKGSRLGTVTNFSGGVQGGISNGEPLYFRVAFKPPATIARKQATADFTGREVVLEGAGRHDPCVVPRAVPIVEGMAALVLIDLLLRQEYRRRG